The following coding sequences lie in one Spinacia oleracea cultivar Varoflay chromosome 1, BTI_SOV_V1, whole genome shotgun sequence genomic window:
- the LOC110803236 gene encoding serine carboxypeptidase-like 27, with protein sequence MKNGKFGCFFLLFLGCFRSAFANQNNDRITWLPGQPDNVEFAQYSGYVTVDKSAGKALFYWLTESPSNPESKPLLLWLNGGPGCSSIAYGSAEEIGPFHIRNDGKSLYLNPYSWNKEANLLFLESPVGVGFSYSNRSSDLYTLGDSRTAKDAYKFLVRWFNRFPQYKHREFYIAGESYAGHYVPQLSQLIYRRNKGIAEPEINFKGFMVGNAVTDDHYDYIGTFEYWWTHGLISDSTYKRLKTSCSGSSQHPSITCNTALADADSEFGNIDPYSIYTRPCNSTASLKRSLRGHYPWMVRGYDPCTERYSNEYFNRPEVQLAMHANTTKLSYPWSTCSDIVGTYWSDSPESMLPIYRELIAAGLRIWVFSGDTDSVVPVTATRYSIDALRLPTVANWYPWYDNGRVGGWSQVYKGLTLVTIKGAGHEVPLHKPRQAFILLNHFLKNRSMPPQSL encoded by the exons atgaaaaatggGAAATTTGGGTGTTTTTTCTTGCTGTTTCTGGGTTGTTTTCGTTCTGCATTTGCAAATCAAAACAACGATAGAATAACATGGTTGCCAGGGCAACCAGATAATGTGGAATTTGCACAATATTCTGGTTATGTTACAGTAGATAAATCAGCTGGTAAAGCATTGTTTTACTGGTTAACCGAGTCACCTTCAAATCCTGAGTCAAAACCATTGCTATTATGGCTTAACGGTGGCCCTGGTTGTTCTTCTATTGCTTATGGTTCTGCTGAAGAAATCGGTCCTTTTCATATCCGAAATGATGGCAAAAGTCTTTACTTAAATCCATATTCTTGGAATAAGG AGGCAAATCTGCTTTTCCTCGAGTCTCCAGTTGGTGTTGGGTTCTCATACTCAAACAGATCATCTGATTTGTACACTCTTGGTGATAGTAGAACAG CTAAAGATGCCTATAAATTTCTTGTTAGATGGTTCAATAGGTTCCCCCAGTACAAGCACAGAGAGTTCTACATTGCTGGGGAGAGTTATGCAG GACATTATGTTCCTCAATTGTCCCAACTTATTTACAGAAGAAACAAAGGAATTGCAGAACCAGAAATAAACTTCAAGGGATTTATG GTGGGAAATGCAGTTACAGATGATCATTATGATTACATAGGTACATTTGAGTATTGGTGGACCCATGGATTGATATCagattcaacatacaagagacTTAAGACATCTTGTTCTGGTTCATCTCAGCATCCTTCGATTACATGCAATACAGCTTTAGCAGATGCTGATTCTGAGTTTGGAAACATTGATCCATACAGTATATATACGCGTCCTTGCAACTCAACTGCATCACTTAAGCGCAGTCTAAGGGGTCATTAT CCATGGATGGTGAGAGGATACGATCCGTGCACAGAGAGGTACTCAAACGAGTACTTCAATCGCCCTGAAGTTCAACTCGCTATGCATGCTAATACGACTAAACTGTCTTATCCATGGAGCACCTGCAG TGACATAGTTGGAACATACTGGTCTGATTCTCCAGAGTCTATGCTTCCAATTTATCGAGAACTTATAGCAGCTGGCTTGAGAATATGGGTCTTCAG CGGCGACACTGATTCTGTAGTGCCTGTAACAGCAACTCGATATTCCATCGATGCACTGAGACTCCCTACTGTGGCCAATTGGTACCCTTGGTATGACAATGGAAGG GTTGGTGGATGGAGCCAAGTATACAAAGGTCTAACACTTGTAACAATTAAAGGAGCAGGACATGAAGTACCACTTCATAAACCTAGACAAGCTTTTATTCTTTTAAACCATTTCTTGAAAAACAGATCAATGCCACCCCAAAGCCTCtaa